In Thermosynechococcus sichuanensis E542, a single genomic region encodes these proteins:
- a CDS encoding dipeptide ABC transporter ATP-binding protein, producing the protein MATLLELRELRVAYPKTETSSAATFVVDGVSFCVAAGERFGLVGESGCGKSTIGKAILQLLPPGSQVAGAIALQGQSLLGLTSSQLRRLRGEQIGLVFQDPMTRLNPLMSVYDHCDELLRSHWSAWTRSQRRQRIVEVLDRVKIPANRLHQYPHELSGGMRQRVAIALALLLDPPLIIADEPTTALDVTVAAEILDELTRLCQEEQRGLLLISHDLALMAKYCDRLAVMYQGKIVELGAARQVLQQPQHPYTQSLLAATQLTSRQPPPLDTAPELLRVHNLQRHYRVGGWLQPQITIRAVDGVDLTLRRGETLGLVGESGCGKSTLSRLILQLIPANAGEVVFLGRNLAQLPAAQLRTARRDLQMIFQDPHACLNPKMTVGQNLLEPLLIHRLMAKEAAQERVRQMLAQVELTPSEVYVHRYPHALSGGQRQRVAIARALITHPQLVVCDEPVSMLDAHIQRQVLALMQQLKEQLQLTYLFITHDLAVARSFCDRIAVMHAGKIVELAPTAQLFAQPQHPYTQKLLAAAL; encoded by the coding sequence ATGGCGACTCTTTTAGAACTCAGGGAACTGCGGGTCGCCTACCCTAAAACGGAGACATCATCTGCTGCAACATTCGTGGTGGATGGTGTTTCTTTTTGTGTGGCCGCCGGAGAGCGCTTTGGCTTAGTGGGGGAGTCTGGCTGTGGCAAATCCACGATTGGTAAAGCCATTTTGCAGTTGTTGCCGCCGGGGTCACAGGTTGCTGGAGCGATCGCTCTTCAGGGGCAATCCCTTTTGGGGCTAACCTCCTCGCAATTGCGGCGGCTGCGGGGTGAGCAAATTGGTTTGGTCTTTCAGGATCCAATGACCCGTCTCAATCCCCTGATGAGTGTCTATGATCATTGCGATGAGCTATTGCGGAGTCATTGGTCTGCTTGGACTCGCTCCCAACGGCGGCAGCGCATTGTTGAGGTGCTGGATCGGGTGAAAATTCCGGCCAATCGCCTGCATCAGTATCCCCATGAGTTGAGTGGCGGGATGCGCCAACGGGTGGCGATCGCCCTTGCGTTGCTGTTGGATCCGCCGCTGATCATTGCCGATGAACCGACAACGGCGCTGGATGTAACCGTTGCGGCGGAAATTCTGGATGAACTCACGCGCCTGTGCCAAGAGGAGCAGCGAGGACTGTTACTCATTTCCCACGATCTGGCACTGATGGCCAAGTATTGCGATCGCCTTGCGGTGATGTACCAAGGCAAGATTGTTGAATTGGGAGCGGCTCGCCAAGTCCTGCAACAGCCACAGCACCCCTATACCCAATCCTTACTTGCGGCCACCCAACTCACTTCTCGACAGCCCCCACCCTTAGACACTGCTCCAGAACTCCTACGGGTTCACAATTTACAGCGGCACTATCGTGTGGGGGGATGGCTACAACCACAAATCACGATTCGAGCCGTAGATGGCGTCGATCTGACGTTGCGTCGCGGAGAAACCCTTGGCTTGGTGGGCGAATCTGGCTGTGGCAAAAGTACCCTCTCGCGCTTGATTCTGCAACTGATTCCCGCCAATGCCGGTGAAGTGGTCTTTTTGGGGCGCAATTTAGCTCAATTGCCAGCGGCACAACTGCGCACAGCCCGCCGCGATCTGCAAATGATTTTCCAAGACCCCCATGCTTGCCTCAATCCGAAAATGACCGTGGGGCAAAACTTGCTGGAGCCGCTGTTGATTCATCGGCTGATGGCAAAAGAGGCTGCCCAAGAACGGGTACGGCAGATGTTAGCTCAGGTGGAATTAACCCCCAGTGAAGTGTATGTTCATCGCTATCCCCATGCCCTATCGGGGGGACAACGTCAACGGGTGGCGATCGCTCGCGCCCTCATTACCCACCCGCAACTCGTGGTCTGCGATGAACCGGTGAGTATGCTTGATGCCCATATCCAACGGCAGGTGCTGGCGCTGATGCAGCAGTTAAAAGAGCAGTTGCAACTGACGTATCTTTTTATTACCCACGATCTGGCGGTCGCCCGTAGTTTTTGCGATCGCATTGCTGTGATGCACGCTGGCAAGATTGTTGAACTGGCTCCTACCGCGCAACTCTTCGCTCAACCGCAGCATCCCTACACTCAGAAACTGCTTGCTGCTGCCCTGTAA
- the ndhM gene encoding photosynthetic/respiratory NAD(P)H-quinone oxidoreductase subunit M: protein MLLKSTTRHVHIYAGYVVDGEVHPDTETLTLNVDPDNELEWNDAALAKVEAKFQELVANAAGEDLTEYNLRRIGSDLEHFIRSLLMKGEIGYNLNSRVRNYSLGIPRVNHS, encoded by the coding sequence ATGCTACTGAAGTCCACAACACGCCACGTTCACATCTATGCCGGCTATGTGGTTGATGGTGAAGTTCATCCTGATACGGAAACGCTGACGCTGAATGTGGATCCCGATAACGAGTTGGAGTGGAACGACGCCGCCCTTGCGAAGGTGGAAGCCAAGTTTCAAGAATTGGTGGCCAATGCGGCAGGGGAAGACTTGACAGAATACAATTTGCGGCGGATTGGCTCGGACTTGGAGCACTTTATTCGCTCGTTACTGATGAAAGGGGAAATTGGCTACAACCTCAATAGCCGTGTGCGCAACTACAGTCTGGGAATTCCCCGTGTGAATCACTCCTAG
- a CDS encoding cation:proton antiporter, which translates to MPLTTSFLQPLLAATAAESVNLAEAGPLILAAVLLSLVVIYFASKVGGEICARINFPPVLGELVGGVVVGISVLHLLVFSEGGPTEPSVLTTFIQQTAGMDGTVASVVANTASEVISVLSEIGVMILLFEIGLESDLEGLLKVGPQAAVVAVVGVVAPFVAGTFGLVTLFHVDLVPAIFAGAALTATSIGITAKVLAEIQRLTSPEGQIIIGAAVLDDILGIIVLAVVASLAKTGTVEISNVIYLIISSVVFLVGSVVVGRLLSPFFLGMVDRLTTRGNLLIPSLIFAFVLGYVAVILQLEAILGAFTAGLVLGETEKRRELEEQILPIADMLVPVFFVCVGARTDISVLNPLEPANRAGLIIASFLVLVAIVGKVVTGATVFGQPRINRWAIGIGMVPRGEVGLIFAAVGSASGVLSKALDAGIIVMVIVTTFVAPPLLRLVFKPETEALPTSDVAVESPPEG; encoded by the coding sequence ATGCCCTTGACAACGTCGTTTCTTCAACCTTTGCTTGCCGCTACTGCAGCAGAATCAGTGAACTTGGCGGAAGCAGGTCCATTGATCTTGGCGGCTGTTTTGCTGAGTCTGGTGGTGATCTACTTTGCCAGCAAAGTCGGCGGTGAAATTTGTGCCCGCATTAACTTTCCGCCGGTACTGGGGGAACTGGTGGGCGGTGTGGTTGTTGGCATTTCTGTTTTGCACCTGTTGGTCTTTTCCGAAGGGGGGCCAACGGAACCCTCTGTCCTGACGACCTTTATTCAGCAGACGGCAGGCATGGATGGCACTGTCGCTTCAGTGGTTGCCAATACTGCCAGCGAAGTGATTTCGGTACTCTCGGAAATTGGCGTCATGATCCTGCTCTTTGAGATTGGCCTAGAATCGGATTTAGAGGGCTTGCTCAAGGTGGGACCCCAAGCGGCTGTCGTCGCCGTGGTGGGGGTGGTGGCTCCCTTTGTTGCGGGAACTTTTGGCCTCGTGACGCTGTTTCATGTGGACTTGGTACCCGCCATCTTTGCCGGTGCAGCTCTCACGGCAACCAGTATTGGGATCACAGCCAAAGTCCTTGCGGAAATTCAACGCCTCACTTCTCCGGAAGGTCAAATCATTATTGGGGCAGCTGTTCTCGATGACATTCTCGGCATTATTGTGCTGGCAGTGGTGGCGAGTCTAGCCAAAACCGGCACGGTCGAGATCAGCAATGTGATCTACTTAATCATTAGCTCTGTGGTCTTTTTGGTGGGTTCTGTTGTTGTGGGGCGGCTGCTGAGTCCCTTCTTTCTGGGGATGGTCGATCGCCTGACAACGCGCGGCAACTTACTGATTCCCTCTCTTATCTTTGCCTTTGTCCTTGGTTATGTGGCCGTGATCCTGCAACTGGAAGCGATTCTCGGTGCTTTTACTGCTGGCTTAGTCCTCGGGGAAACAGAGAAGCGGCGTGAGCTAGAGGAGCAGATTTTACCCATTGCCGATATGCTGGTGCCAGTGTTCTTTGTTTGTGTTGGCGCACGCACCGATATTAGTGTCCTCAATCCCCTAGAACCAGCCAATCGTGCAGGTCTGATTATTGCCTCCTTCCTTGTCTTGGTGGCCATTGTTGGTAAGGTGGTAACAGGGGCAACCGTCTTTGGTCAGCCGCGGATTAACCGTTGGGCTATCGGCATTGGTATGGTGCCTCGCGGTGAAGTGGGCTTGATTTTTGCGGCTGTGGGGTCGGCCAGTGGTGTGCTCTCGAAGGCTCTAGATGCTGGCATTATCGTGATGGTGATTGTGACCACGTTCGTTGCGCCTCCCCTGTTGCGTTTGGTCTTCAAGCCAGAGACAGAGGCGTTACCCACCTCGGATGTTGCAGTGGAGTCTCCCCCAGAAGGATAG
- a CDS encoding serine/threonine protein kinase — MSDPSRDTNIGQVLMNRYRLTELIGKGSMGRVYRAEDILLGGVPVAVKFLSQTLLNDRMKTRFAQEARAGALLGQKSMHVVRVLDYGMNNEEIPFYVMEFLEGENLSDLLLEEPLPLSRFLRIARHVCLGLQVAHEGIIIEGQKCPIIHRDIKPSNVLVIQDGTMGELAKVLDFGIAKFLGDVSEKGQTSSFMGTLAYCSPEQIEGRELDHRSDIYSLGITMYELLTGKMPIQAETHSIGSWFKAHHFQKPVPFSVASPGLHLPPALEELIMACMAKSPSDRPQNMGEIIKVLTALEEQFGSGRVTQPGVEVAAKVSQPSERQSQPPVALATVEEVCWQSVWPADKPVAEIVFPMPLYAQRESAASLWVMLPRAEIDRRMLNIRYNQFLFTTSPHPMILWITAIYDPKQGPRWLPCYLDMKLPRNQELCVLLSETGYYPLLFFSLEDPQHCINVRMFTIATFQRQLLRDWLQTSKSLPSSAPPIVSRNLLKGEFENYKPQILAKLENVKTATVID; from the coding sequence ATGTCAGACCCGTCCCGCGATACCAACATTGGCCAAGTTCTCATGAATCGGTACCGGCTGACGGAGCTGATTGGCAAAGGCTCAATGGGACGAGTCTATCGCGCCGAAGACATCCTCCTTGGTGGCGTTCCTGTTGCTGTTAAGTTCCTTTCGCAAACCCTGCTTAACGATCGCATGAAAACCCGCTTTGCCCAAGAGGCACGGGCAGGTGCTCTCCTCGGTCAGAAAAGTATGCACGTGGTGCGGGTGCTCGACTATGGCATGAATAATGAGGAAATTCCCTTCTACGTCATGGAATTTTTGGAAGGCGAAAACCTCAGTGATTTGCTCCTAGAAGAACCCCTGCCTTTGAGCCGATTTCTGCGAATTGCACGGCATGTGTGCCTTGGGCTTCAGGTGGCTCATGAAGGCATTATTATCGAAGGCCAAAAATGTCCCATTATTCACCGTGACATCAAACCCAGCAATGTCCTTGTGATTCAAGACGGTACCATGGGTGAACTTGCCAAAGTGCTGGATTTTGGCATTGCCAAATTTTTGGGGGATGTCTCTGAAAAAGGACAAACCTCTTCATTTATGGGCACTTTGGCCTACTGTTCGCCCGAGCAAATTGAAGGGCGGGAATTGGATCACCGCTCGGATATCTACAGTCTTGGCATCACCATGTATGAGCTACTCACAGGCAAGATGCCCATTCAGGCGGAAACCCACTCCATTGGCAGTTGGTTTAAGGCGCACCACTTCCAAAAGCCCGTCCCCTTTAGTGTGGCGAGTCCGGGGCTGCATCTTCCCCCTGCCCTTGAAGAACTAATCATGGCCTGTATGGCCAAATCCCCCAGCGATCGCCCCCAAAACATGGGCGAAATTATTAAGGTGCTCACCGCCCTTGAGGAACAGTTTGGTAGTGGTCGAGTCACCCAGCCGGGGGTAGAGGTCGCTGCAAAAGTCTCTCAACCTTCAGAACGGCAATCGCAACCGCCCGTTGCCCTTGCAACGGTTGAAGAAGTCTGCTGGCAAAGTGTTTGGCCTGCTGATAAACCCGTAGCGGAAATTGTCTTCCCCATGCCCTTATATGCCCAACGGGAATCAGCGGCGTCGCTGTGGGTGATGTTGCCTCGGGCAGAGATCGATCGCCGCATGCTCAATATTCGCTACAACCAGTTTCTCTTCACCACCAGTCCCCACCCGATGATCCTCTGGATTACCGCCATCTACGATCCCAAGCAAGGTCCCCGCTGGTTGCCCTGTTATTTGGATATGAAATTACCCCGTAATCAAGAACTTTGCGTTTTGCTCTCGGAGACCGGCTATTATCCGCTGCTCTTTTTCTCCCTTGAGGATCCGCAACACTGTATCAATGTCCGCATGTTTACGATCGCCACCTTCCAGCGGCAACTGCTACGGGATTGGCTGCAAACCAGCAAAAGCTTACCCAGTTCTGCCCCGCCCATCGTTAGCCGCAACCTGCTCAAGGGAGAGTTTGAAAACTACAAGCCGCAAATTTTGGCCAAGCTAGAAAACGTCAAGACGGCCACAGTCATTGACTAG
- the tsaE gene encoding tRNA (adenosine(37)-N6)-threonylcarbamoyltransferase complex ATPase subunit type 1 TsaE yields MTSLNLSLAELQALGRQWGTWLPPGTVLLLAGDLGAGKTTFVQALGEGLGITDVIQSPTFTLIQEYPEGRVPLYHLDLYRLTPAEVAELAPERYWLGEEIDLGIVAIEWPDRLPALPSDYLRLQLQRQQDRTRLTLEAGGAATSLLPKCLNP; encoded by the coding sequence ATGACGAGCCTCAACCTGAGCTTGGCAGAACTGCAAGCCTTGGGGCGCCAGTGGGGGACATGGCTGCCGCCGGGGACGGTGCTCTTATTAGCGGGGGATCTAGGGGCAGGGAAAACCACGTTTGTGCAAGCCTTGGGAGAAGGATTGGGTATTACGGATGTCATTCAAAGCCCCACATTTACGCTGATTCAGGAATATCCCGAAGGGCGCGTCCCCCTCTATCACCTTGATCTCTATCGTCTCACTCCCGCTGAGGTGGCGGAGTTGGCGCCAGAACGCTATTGGCTTGGGGAAGAAATTGATCTGGGAATTGTTGCCATTGAGTGGCCCGATCGCCTGCCCGCATTGCCCTCGGACTACCTTAGGCTCCAGCTTCAACGACAGCAGGATCGCACCCGTCTAACTCTAGAGGCTGGAGGGGCAGCGACATCGCTGTTGCCCAAGTGCTTAAATCCTTGA
- a CDS encoding photosystem II manganese-stabilizing polypeptide — translation MKYRILMATLLAVCLGIFSLSAPAFAAKQTLTYDDIVGTGLANKCPTLDDTARGAYPIDSSQTYRIAQLCLQPTTFLVKEEPKNKRQEAEFVPTKLVTRETTSLDQIQGELKVNSDGSLTFVEEDGIDFQPVTVQMPGGERIPLLFTVKNLVASTQPNISSITTSTDFKGEFNVPSYRTANFLDPKGRGLASGYDSAIALPQGKEEELARANVKRFSLTKGKISLNVAKVDGRTGEIAGTFESEQLSDDDMGAHEPHEVKIQGVFYARIEPA, via the coding sequence ATGAAATATCGCATTTTAATGGCGACTCTGCTGGCGGTATGTCTAGGGATTTTTTCCTTGAGCGCCCCCGCCTTTGCCGCAAAACAGACTTTAACCTATGACGATATTGTCGGTACAGGTCTGGCCAACAAGTGCCCCACCCTTGATGATACGGCGCGTGGTGCCTACCCCATTGATAGCTCCCAAACCTATCGCATTGCCCAACTGTGCTTGCAGCCCACGACTTTTTTGGTCAAGGAAGAGCCTAAGAACAAACGCCAGGAGGCCGAATTTGTTCCCACAAAACTAGTGACCCGCGAAACCACAAGCTTGGATCAAATTCAAGGGGAACTCAAGGTCAACAGCGATGGCAGCCTCACGTTTGTGGAAGAGGATGGGATTGACTTCCAACCCGTGACCGTGCAAATGCCCGGTGGCGAGCGCATCCCACTGCTCTTTACAGTGAAAAACTTGGTGGCGAGCACTCAGCCCAACATTAGCAGCATCACCACTTCAACGGATTTCAAGGGGGAATTTAACGTTCCTTCCTACCGCACCGCCAACTTCCTTGATCCCAAAGGACGGGGCTTGGCCTCTGGTTATGACTCAGCGATCGCCCTTCCCCAAGGTAAAGAAGAAGAACTAGCTCGCGCCAACGTCAAGCGCTTCTCCCTCACCAAGGGTAAAATTTCTCTGAATGTGGCGAAAGTGGATGGCCGTACGGGTGAAATTGCTGGCACCTTTGAAAGTGAGCAACTCTCCGATGATGATATGGGCGCCCATGAACCTCACGAAGTGAAAATTCAAGGGGTCTTTTACGCCCGCATCGAACCTGCTTAG
- a CDS encoding chlorophyll a/b-binding protein, producing MEDTKTIKAEDRNAWVFGFTPQAEIWNGRLAMIGFVAALLTELITKQGVLHFWGLL from the coding sequence ATGGAAGATACCAAAACCATCAAAGCAGAAGATCGCAACGCATGGGTGTTTGGATTTACCCCCCAAGCTGAAATTTGGAACGGTCGCCTGGCCATGATTGGCTTTGTGGCGGCGCTACTCACAGAACTGATCACCAAACAAGGCGTGCTTCACTTCTGGGGTCTCCTCTAG
- the bchM gene encoding magnesium protoporphyrin IX methyltransferase yields the protein MTQSTADEKAIVQNYFNTTGFDRWRRIYGTDQVSKVQADIRMGHQQTIDTVLAWLKADGSLKGKLICDAGCGVGSLSIPLAALGARVYASDISEKMVAEARDRAAAQLNGHHELILSVSDLEALRGQYHIVICLDVLIHYPDSQMARMLAHLSSLAMERLIVSFAPKTPKYTLLKKIGEFFPGASKTTRAYLHSEELIVGILRDLGWRIERNAMTKTRFYFSRLLEAVRA from the coding sequence ATGACACAATCTACGGCTGACGAAAAGGCAATTGTGCAAAACTACTTCAACACCACGGGGTTCGATCGCTGGCGGCGCATCTATGGCACGGATCAGGTCAGCAAGGTGCAAGCGGATATCCGCATGGGACACCAACAAACCATTGATACGGTGCTGGCATGGCTCAAAGCGGATGGCTCCCTCAAGGGTAAGCTCATCTGTGATGCGGGCTGTGGTGTTGGCAGTCTGAGCATTCCCCTAGCAGCATTGGGGGCACGGGTCTATGCCAGTGACATTTCTGAGAAGATGGTGGCCGAAGCTCGCGATCGCGCCGCTGCTCAGTTGAATGGCCACCATGAACTGATCTTGAGTGTCAGCGATCTTGAGGCTCTGCGGGGACAATATCACATCGTGATTTGCCTTGATGTCTTGATCCACTATCCCGACAGCCAAATGGCGCGAATGCTAGCCCACTTGAGTTCCTTGGCAATGGAGCGATTGATTGTCAGTTTTGCCCCCAAAACCCCAAAATATACCCTCCTCAAGAAGATTGGCGAATTCTTCCCCGGCGCCAGTAAAACCACCCGTGCCTATCTCCACAGCGAGGAATTGATTGTCGGCATTTTGCGGGACTTGGGTTGGCGGATTGAGCGCAATGCCATGACCAAAACCCGCTTTTACTTTTCGCGACTCCTCGAAGCCGTGCGAGCCTAA
- a CDS encoding DNA adenine methylase → MASVPQRSPFRYAGGKTWFVPTFRTWVASLKEKPQILIEPFAGGGIISLTALFENLVDRVIMVELDEEVAAVWETILNGETDWLAHRILTFTMTRENIEEELQKMPSSKKERAFQTTLKNRTLHGGILAEGSRFARYGERGKGISSRWYPKTLTQRLMNINHIASRIDFRCDDGLNVMLEFADRKNVIYFIDPPYTAGGKNAGRRLYKYHQIDHEHLFRICSSLSGDFLMTYSDTKEVQEMADQHQFQVRSILMKNTHHATIRELVIGRDLLWLDTDACLQQS, encoded by the coding sequence GTGGCATCAGTGCCACAGCGGAGTCCTTTCCGCTATGCGGGTGGGAAGACATGGTTTGTACCAACCTTTCGCACTTGGGTAGCTAGCCTCAAAGAAAAACCACAAATTCTCATTGAGCCATTTGCCGGTGGTGGCATTATTAGTCTTACTGCCCTCTTTGAGAATTTAGTTGATCGAGTCATTATGGTCGAGTTAGATGAAGAGGTGGCAGCGGTTTGGGAAACAATTCTGAATGGTGAAACGGACTGGCTCGCCCATCGTATTTTAACCTTTACAATGACTAGGGAAAATATTGAAGAGGAACTGCAAAAAATGCCAAGCTCTAAGAAAGAGAGAGCATTTCAAACAACTCTTAAGAATCGCACATTACACGGTGGAATTCTTGCTGAAGGGTCTCGATTTGCCAGATATGGCGAGAGGGGCAAAGGGATTAGCTCGCGTTGGTATCCAAAAACACTTACCCAGAGACTTATGAACATCAATCATATTGCTAGCCGAATCGATTTCCGCTGCGACGATGGCTTAAATGTGATGCTTGAGTTTGCTGATCGTAAGAATGTCATCTACTTCATTGATCCTCCCTATACAGCGGGTGGTAAGAATGCTGGTAGGAGGCTCTATAAATATCATCAAATTGATCACGAACATCTCTTTAGAATTTGCAGCTCACTTTCGGGAGATTTTCTTATGACATATAGTGATACGAAAGAAGTTCAAGAGATGGCGGATCAGCATCAGTTTCAGGTACGTTCAATTTTGATGAAAAATACCCATCATGCTACGATTAGGGAGTTGGTGATTGGACGAGATTTGCTATGGTTAGATACTGATGCTTGCCTACAGCAGTCTTGA
- a CDS encoding sensor histidine kinase, whose translation MKRFYWAIANLLSNACAYTPRGAQVTLKIRSTDHNVQIAVVDTGIGIPEAALPHVCERFYRIHQGLEQPPGFGLGLAIVKQIVDAHRGQLEIRSYVGQGTTVVISLPQE comes from the coding sequence ATGAAGAGGTTCTATTGGGCGATCGCCAATCTTCTCAGTAACGCCTGCGCCTATACCCCTAGGGGCGCTCAGGTAACCTTGAAAATCCGGTCAACGGATCACAACGTTCAAATTGCTGTGGTGGATACAGGGATCGGTATCCCAGAAGCTGCACTTCCCCATGTGTGTGAACGCTTTTATCGCATTCACCAAGGTCTGGAACAACCGCCAGGATTTGGTTTGGGACTAGCGATTGTTAAGCAAATTGTGGATGCCCATCGAGGGCAACTAGAAATTCGTAGTTACGTGGGTCAAGGAACCACAGTGGTAATTTCTTTGCCTCAAGAATAA
- the trmFO gene encoding FADH(2)-oxidizing methylenetetrahydrofolate--tRNA-(uracil(54)-C(5))-methyltransferase TrmFO, translating to MEPITVIGGGLAGTEAAWQIARAGLPVVLYEMRPQVASPAHHTAELAELVCSNSFGAKASDRATGLLHHELRALGSLIIATADRHQVPAGGALAVDRAQFSRELTETLEHHPLVTLRREELPRLPETGIVVLATGPLTSEALSADLQRFTGLDYLSFFDAASPIVVGESINREVAFLASRYDRGEAAYLNCPFTAEEYQRFWQALCEAEQAPLKDFERENAQFFEACLPVEELARRGVDTLRFGPLKPVGLRDPRTGERPYAVAQLRQEDRHGQLWNLVGFQTNLRWGEQQRVFRMIPGLEQAEFVRMGVMHRNTFLNAPKLLSASLQFRDRPTLLAAGQITGTEGYTAAAAGGWLAGTNAARLARGLAPLVLPPTTMAGALFHYISTAESKTFQPMPPNFGILPPLEQKVRQKALRYAAYRDRALKDLSTWATAMSLPLQPLELDGCDPAVVEAGA from the coding sequence ATGGAACCGATTACGGTCATTGGCGGTGGTTTAGCCGGTACAGAAGCGGCTTGGCAAATTGCCCGTGCGGGTTTGCCAGTGGTGTTGTATGAAATGCGCCCCCAAGTGGCCAGTCCAGCCCACCATACGGCAGAGTTGGCAGAGTTGGTGTGCAGTAACTCCTTTGGTGCCAAGGCCAGCGATCGCGCCACGGGGTTATTGCACCATGAATTGCGTGCCCTCGGTTCCTTAATTATCGCCACTGCCGATCGCCATCAAGTGCCCGCCGGGGGTGCCCTAGCGGTGGATCGCGCCCAGTTTAGCCGTGAGCTGACCGAAACTCTCGAGCACCATCCCCTTGTGACATTGCGGCGCGAAGAACTACCCCGCCTTCCAGAAACTGGGATTGTGGTGTTGGCCACTGGACCATTGACCAGTGAGGCTCTCAGTGCCGATCTCCAACGTTTTACGGGACTGGACTACCTGAGTTTTTTTGATGCCGCCAGCCCAATTGTGGTTGGGGAGTCCATTAACCGTGAGGTCGCCTTTTTGGCCTCCCGCTACGACCGGGGGGAAGCGGCCTATCTCAACTGTCCCTTCACGGCAGAAGAATATCAGCGCTTTTGGCAGGCCCTCTGTGAAGCTGAACAGGCACCCTTGAAGGACTTTGAGCGCGAGAATGCTCAATTTTTTGAGGCTTGCTTACCTGTAGAGGAGTTGGCGCGGCGAGGGGTGGATACCCTGCGGTTTGGCCCTTTGAAGCCTGTGGGTCTGCGGGATCCGCGCACCGGCGAGCGTCCTTATGCGGTGGCACAACTGCGCCAAGAGGATCGCCACGGCCAACTGTGGAACTTGGTGGGCTTTCAAACGAATCTGCGCTGGGGGGAGCAGCAGCGGGTTTTTCGGATGATCCCCGGTTTGGAGCAGGCAGAGTTTGTGCGCATGGGGGTGATGCACCGCAATACCTTCTTAAATGCACCCAAGTTGTTGAGTGCTAGTCTCCAGTTTCGCGATCGCCCCACTCTCTTGGCGGCGGGTCAAATTACGGGTACCGAAGGCTACACAGCCGCTGCGGCGGGGGGCTGGTTAGCTGGAACGAACGCGGCTCGCTTGGCACGGGGACTCGCACCCTTAGTCTTGCCGCCAACAACAATGGCTGGTGCTCTGTTTCACTACATCAGTACGGCTGAGAGCAAAACCTTCCAGCCCATGCCCCCCAACTTTGGTATTTTGCCGCCCTTGGAGCAAAAAGTTCGCCAAAAGGCTTTGCGCTATGCCGCCTATCGCGATCGCGCCCTCAAGGATTTAAGCACTTGGGCAACAGCGATGTCGCTGCCCCTCCAGCCTCTAGAGTTAGACGGGTGCGATCCTGCTGTCGTTGAAGCTGGAGCCTAA
- a CDS encoding DNA-binding protein, producing MKHLWSLGIPVIIGITGIALPPVTESLAQSVTPIRNLSNFYGVTIRGTVRSVVGNEFILDDGTGQVIVDAGPRWFHQINLQPGETVTVVGKYDDYDFDAFRITRANGEVINIRPHGGPPPWAGGRRRWQQRQAR from the coding sequence ATGAAACACTTATGGAGCCTTGGTATTCCCGTCATCATCGGGATTACAGGCATTGCTCTGCCACCAGTGACCGAGAGTCTTGCTCAGTCCGTTACGCCTATTCGTAACTTGAGTAATTTTTACGGAGTGACAATTCGCGGTACTGTCCGTAGTGTCGTTGGTAACGAATTCATTCTCGATGATGGTACTGGCCAAGTGATTGTGGATGCGGGACCGCGTTGGTTTCACCAAATCAATCTCCAACCCGGCGAAACCGTTACAGTTGTAGGTAAATATGATGATTATGACTTTGACGCCTTTCGTATTACCCGTGCCAATGGAGAAGTAATTAACATTCGGCCCCATGGTGGACCTCCCCCTTGGGCGGGTGGACGGCGGCGCTGGCAGCAACGACAGGCACGCTAG